Proteins found in one Gopherus flavomarginatus isolate rGopFla2 chromosome 18, rGopFla2.mat.asm, whole genome shotgun sequence genomic segment:
- the LOC127036656 gene encoding GTPase HRas-like isoform X2 codes for MTEYKLVVVGAGGVGKSALTIQLIQNHFVDEYDPTIEDSYRKQVVIDGETCLLDILDTAGQEEYSAMRDQYMRTGEGFLCVFAINNAKSFEDVHHYREQISRVKDSDDVPMVLVGNKCDLPSRTVDTKQAQELAKSYGIPFIETSAKTRQWRMLSTRWCGRYGNTRRRSATDARRNAPRRSA; via the exons ATGACCGAGTAcaagctggtggtggtgggggctggCGGCGTTGGCAAGAGCGCGCTCACCATCCAGCTCATCCAGAACCACTTCGTGGATGAGTACGACCCCACCATAGAG GACTCGTACCGGAAGCAGGTGGTGATCGACGGCGAGACGTGCCTGCTGGACATCCTGGACACAGCCGGGCAGGAGGAGTACAGCGCCATGCGTGACCAGTACATGCGCACGGGTGAGGGCTTCCTCTGTGTCTTCGCCATCAACAACGCAAAGTCCTTCGAGGACGTGCACCACTACAG ggagcagatcaGCAGGGTGAAGGATTCGGACGATGTCCCCATGGTCTTAGTCGGTAACAAGTGCGACCTGCCCTCTCGGACGGTGGACACCAAACAGGCTCAGGAGCTGGCGAAAAGCTACGGGATCCCTTTCATTGAGACCTCGGCCAAAACCAGGCAG TGGAGGATGCTTTCTACACGCTGGTGCGGGAGATACGGAAACACAAGGAGAAGGTCAGCAACGGACGCAAGAAGAAATGCTCCAAGAAGAAGTGCGTGA
- the LOC127036656 gene encoding GTPase HRas-like isoform X1 — translation MTEYKLVVVGAGGVGKSALTIQLIQNHFVDEYDPTIEDSYRKQVVIDGETCLLDILDTAGQEEYSAMRDQYMRTGEGFLCVFAINNAKSFEDVHHYREQISRVKDSDDVPMVLVGNKCDLPSRTVDTKQAQELAKSYGIPFIETSAKTRQGVEDAFYTLVREIRKHKEKVSNGRKKKCSKKKCVIL, via the exons ATGACCGAGTAcaagctggtggtggtgggggctggCGGCGTTGGCAAGAGCGCGCTCACCATCCAGCTCATCCAGAACCACTTCGTGGATGAGTACGACCCCACCATAGAG GACTCGTACCGGAAGCAGGTGGTGATCGACGGCGAGACGTGCCTGCTGGACATCCTGGACACAGCCGGGCAGGAGGAGTACAGCGCCATGCGTGACCAGTACATGCGCACGGGTGAGGGCTTCCTCTGTGTCTTCGCCATCAACAACGCAAAGTCCTTCGAGGACGTGCACCACTACAG ggagcagatcaGCAGGGTGAAGGATTCGGACGATGTCCCCATGGTCTTAGTCGGTAACAAGTGCGACCTGCCCTCTCGGACGGTGGACACCAAACAGGCTCAGGAGCTGGCGAAAAGCTACGGGATCCCTTTCATTGAGACCTCGGCCAAAACCAGGCAG GGAGTGGAGGATGCTTTCTACACGCTGGTGCGGGAGATACGGAAACACAAGGAGAAGGTCAGCAACGGACGCAAGAAGAAATGCTCCAAGAAGAAGTGCGTGATCCTCTGA
- the LOC127036661 gene encoding galanin peptides-like codes for MGTPAVLCISLALWGLLGECAGIPLMLKDKRGWTLNSAGYLLGPHAHRPLMDKGALAGKREAVEEPVQLEVEFDGAPLRPLAERGLQTLLDFLSSLCLPELGSPDCLPLPDAAGQP; via the exons atggggacccctgctgtgctctgcatttctctggccctgtgggggctgctgggcgAATGTGCTGGGATCCCTCTGATG cTCAAAGACAAACGTGGCTGGACCCTGAACAGTGCAGGCTACCTGCTGGGCCCCC ATGCCCACCGCCCGCTGATGGATAAGGGGGCCTTAGCCGGGAAGCGGGAGGCCGTGGAGGAACCGGTGCAGCTGGAGGTGGAGTTCGATG GTGCCCCCCTGCGCCCCCTGGCCGAGCGCGGCCTCCAGACCTTGCTGGATTTCCTCTCCTCCCTGTGTCTTCCAG agctggggtcCCCGGATTGTCTGCCCCTCCCCGATGCCGCCGGGCAGCCCTAG
- the PTH2 gene encoding tuberoinfundibular peptide of 39 residues: protein MDAPPGAGRGLVPVTFLLGCSLLLCSGARLPPSYPPNRLWTRDAPQDPADPASRPPAWDLQLPSISLQDWSLRMLSGEGRSRKSRLWSGPSQEVPPAELAPGWGGKRSIVVADDAAFRERSKMLTAMERQKWLNSYMQKLLVVNPD from the exons ATGGACGCCCCGCCTGGTGCTGGGAGAGGTCTGGTCCCTGTCACCTTCCTCTTGGGCTGCTCCTTGCTCCTGTGCTCAGGGGCACGGCTCCCACCATCGTATCCCCCCAACAG gCTGTGGACGCGGGATGCCCCACAGGACCCCGCCGACCCCGCCAGCCGACCCCCAGCTTGGGACCTGCAGCTGCCATCCATCAgcctgcaggactggagcctccGAATGCTGTCCGGAGAGGGGCGAAGCAGGAAGTCCCGCCTCTGGAGCGGGCCAAGCCAGGAAGTCCCGCCTGCGGAgctggccccaggctggggtgggaagaggagcaTCGTGGTGGCGGACGACGCGGCTTTCCGGGAGCGGAGCAAGATGCTGACGGCCATGGAGCGCCAGAAATGGCTCAACTCCTACATGCAGAAACTGCTGGTGGTGAACCCCGACTGA